In one window of Pseudomonas chlororaphis subsp. chlororaphis DNA:
- the msrQ gene encoding protein-methionine-sulfoxide reductase heme-binding subunit MsrQ: protein MRYPLWRLGVFIVAAVWPLLWLYQAWASALGPDPGKVLVDRLGLGTLIFLLITLSMTPLQKLTGWAGWIAVRRQLGLWCFAYVVLHLSAYAVFILGLDWSQLGVELRKRPYIIVGSLGFLGLLALAVTSNRYSQRRLGSRWKKLHRLAYLILGLGLLHMLWIVRADLKEWAIYASIGALLLLLRVPPVTRRIPRLVGKNHLLQQKRN from the coding sequence ATGCGCTACCCACTCTGGCGCCTTGGCGTCTTCATCGTTGCTGCTGTCTGGCCTTTGCTTTGGCTGTATCAGGCTTGGGCCTCCGCCCTCGGGCCCGACCCGGGAAAGGTGCTGGTTGATCGGTTGGGTCTGGGGACACTGATCTTTTTGCTGATCACCCTGAGTATGACGCCCCTGCAGAAACTCACGGGATGGGCGGGGTGGATCGCGGTACGACGCCAGCTCGGTTTGTGGTGCTTTGCTTATGTAGTGCTGCATTTAAGTGCTTACGCTGTATTTATTCTCGGGCTCGACTGGTCGCAGTTGGGCGTGGAGTTGCGTAAGCGGCCCTACATTATTGTAGGAAGCCTGGGCTTTCTCGGATTGTTGGCCTTGGCGGTGACTTCCAATCGATACAGCCAGCGTCGTTTGGGCAGTCGTTGGAAGAAGTTGCATCGATTGGCGTATCTCATTCTCGGGCTGGGTTTACTGCATATGCTCTGGATTGTTCGGGCTGATCTTAAAGAGTGGGCTATCTATGCCTCTATTGGCGCGTTGTTGTTACTGCTGCGGGTGCCGCCGGTAACACGGCGAATCCCGCGTTTAGTGGGGAAAAACCATCTTTTGCAACAAAAGCGTAATTAG
- the msrP gene encoding protein-methionine-sulfoxide reductase catalytic subunit MsrP — MLIKIPKSSDCKESDVTPESLYFSRRSLLGGAIAGLAASALPRWASAGDAGRYPDVEPGKAPSWFAQKLPETKWQAVNVKDEAITPFKDATHYNNFYEFGADKGDPAANAGALKTEPWSVVVDGEVGKPGRYALEDFMKPYQLEERIYRLRCVEAWSMVIPWIGFPISELLKQVEPTSKAKFIRFETLQDPKSMPGQRSGFALIDWPYVEGLRLDEAMHPLAILAVGMYGRELPNQNGAPLRLVVPWKYGFKSIKSVVRISLVEEQPKTTWQSIAANEYGFYANVNPTVDHPRWTQARERRLPSGLFSPNVRETQMFNGYADEVASLYTGLDLRKNY, encoded by the coding sequence ATGTTGATCAAGATCCCCAAGTCGTCTGACTGCAAAGAGTCGGACGTCACGCCTGAATCTCTTTATTTCTCTCGCCGTAGCCTTTTGGGTGGGGCCATTGCTGGCCTGGCTGCCAGTGCGCTGCCACGTTGGGCCAGTGCCGGAGACGCTGGGCGCTATCCAGATGTCGAGCCTGGCAAGGCGCCGTCATGGTTTGCGCAGAAGCTGCCGGAAACCAAATGGCAGGCGGTCAATGTCAAGGATGAGGCGATCACTCCGTTCAAGGATGCTACCCACTACAACAACTTCTATGAGTTTGGTGCCGACAAGGGAGACCCGGCTGCCAATGCCGGTGCGCTGAAAACCGAGCCCTGGAGCGTGGTGGTGGACGGGGAGGTGGGCAAGCCAGGGCGTTATGCGTTGGAAGACTTCATGAAGCCTTATCAGTTGGAGGAGCGGATCTACCGGCTGCGTTGTGTCGAGGCCTGGTCCATGGTGATTCCCTGGATCGGTTTCCCGATCTCCGAGCTGCTCAAGCAGGTCGAGCCAACCTCCAAGGCCAAGTTCATCCGCTTCGAAACCCTTCAGGATCCTAAAAGCATGCCCGGTCAACGTTCGGGTTTTGCCCTGATCGATTGGCCTTATGTAGAAGGGCTGCGCCTGGATGAGGCGATGCACCCCTTGGCGATTCTTGCCGTGGGGATGTATGGCCGTGAGCTGCCCAACCAGAACGGCGCACCGTTGCGTTTGGTAGTGCCCTGGAAGTACGGCTTCAAGAGCATCAAGTCCGTCGTGCGTATCAGTCTGGTAGAGGAGCAGCCGAAAACCACCTGGCAAAGCATCGCTGCCAATGAGTACGGTTTTTACGCGAACGTCAATCCCACGGTTGATCACCCTCGCTGGACTCAGGCACGCGAACGTCGATTGCCTAGCGGCCTGTTCAGTCCCAACGTGCGTGAGACACAGATGTTCAATGGCTACGCGGATGAAGTCGCTTCTTTATATACCGGCCTAGATCTGCGGAAGAATTACTGA
- the pssA gene encoding CDP-diacylglycerol--serine O-phosphatidyltransferase → MSERPEEPNQASDAESLLPIDEHVEEGHDAEGRKVRHRGIYLLPNLFTTANLFAGFYSIINSMSAQSALSAGDAAGASKYFAFAAIAIFVAMVLDGLDGRVARMTNTQSAFGAEYDSLSDMVAFGVAPALLAFGWALGDMGKVGWMVAFIYVAGAALRLARFNTQVGTADKRYFIGLASPAAAGVVAGIVWAFSDYGIQGSKMSFLVALMVAAAGMLMVSNIKYNSFKELDLKGRVPFVAILAVVLVFAVVFSDPPRILLLVFLAYAASGPVQYLLRLRRRKTLP, encoded by the coding sequence ATGAGCGAACGTCCCGAAGAGCCAAACCAGGCCTCTGACGCCGAAAGCCTGCTACCCATCGATGAGCATGTCGAAGAAGGGCATGACGCTGAAGGCCGTAAAGTCCGGCATCGTGGTATCTATCTGCTGCCGAATCTCTTCACCACCGCGAACCTGTTCGCCGGTTTCTATTCGATCATCAACTCCATGAGTGCCCAAAGTGCATTGAGCGCCGGGGACGCGGCAGGAGCGAGCAAGTATTTCGCGTTCGCGGCCATCGCGATTTTTGTCGCCATGGTGCTCGACGGTCTGGATGGGCGCGTGGCCCGCATGACCAATACCCAGAGCGCTTTTGGCGCCGAGTATGACTCGCTGTCCGACATGGTTGCCTTCGGCGTTGCGCCTGCCTTGCTGGCATTCGGTTGGGCGCTGGGCGACATGGGCAAGGTCGGCTGGATGGTCGCTTTCATCTATGTAGCTGGCGCGGCTCTGCGTCTGGCTCGTTTCAACACCCAGGTGGGGACTGCCGACAAGCGTTACTTCATCGGCCTGGCCAGTCCGGCCGCGGCGGGTGTGGTGGCCGGTATTGTCTGGGCGTTCAGCGATTACGGCATCCAGGGTTCGAAGATGTCATTCCTGGTGGCGCTGATGGTGGCGGCGGCCGGCATGCTGATGGTCAGCAATATCAAGTACAACAGCTTCAAGGAGCTGGACCTGAAGGGGCGTGTACCTTTCGTGGCGATTCTCGCCGTGGTTCTGGTATTCGCCGTGGTCTTCAGTGATCCGCCACGGATTCTGCTGCTGGTTTTCCTCGCTTATGCGGCGTCTGGTCCGGTGCAATACCTGCTGCGTCTTCGTCGACGCAAAACGTTGCCTTAA
- the ilvC gene encoding ketol-acid reductoisomerase — protein MKVFYDKDCDLSIIQGKKVAIIGYGSQGHAQACNLKDSGVDVTVGLRKGSSTVAKAEAHGLKVTDVAAAVAGADLVMILTPDEFQSQLYKNEIEPNIKKGATLAFSHGFAIHYNQVVPRADLDVIMIAPKAPGHTVRSEFVKGGGIPDLIAIYQDASGNAKNVALSYAAGVGGGRTGIIETTFKDETETDLFGEQAVLCGGTVELVKAGFETLVEAGYAPEMAYFECLHELKLIVDLMYEGGIANMNYSISNNAEYGEYVTGPEVINAESRQAMRNALKRIQDGEYAKMFISEGATGYPSMTAKRRNNAAHGIEIIGEQLRSMMPWIGANKIVDKAKN, from the coding sequence ATGAAAGTTTTCTACGATAAAGACTGCGACCTCTCGATCATCCAGGGCAAGAAAGTTGCCATCATCGGTTACGGTTCCCAGGGCCACGCTCAAGCGTGCAACCTGAAAGACTCCGGCGTTGATGTCACCGTTGGCCTGCGTAAAGGCTCGTCCACCGTTGCCAAGGCTGAAGCCCATGGCCTGAAAGTGACCGACGTTGCCGCGGCTGTTGCCGGCGCCGACCTGGTCATGATCCTGACCCCGGACGAATTCCAGTCCCAGCTGTACAAGAACGAAATCGAGCCGAACATCAAGAAGGGCGCCACCCTGGCCTTCTCCCACGGCTTCGCGATCCACTACAACCAGGTTGTCCCGCGCGCCGATCTCGACGTGATCATGATCGCGCCGAAGGCCCCGGGCCACACCGTACGTTCCGAGTTCGTCAAGGGCGGCGGTATCCCTGACCTGATCGCTATCTACCAGGACGCTTCCGGCAACGCCAAGAACGTTGCTCTGTCCTACGCGGCAGGCGTGGGCGGCGGCCGTACCGGTATCATCGAAACCACCTTCAAGGACGAGACTGAAACCGACCTGTTCGGCGAGCAGGCTGTTCTGTGTGGCGGTACCGTCGAGCTGGTCAAGGCCGGTTTCGAAACCCTGGTCGAAGCTGGCTACGCGCCGGAAATGGCTTACTTCGAGTGCTTGCACGAACTGAAACTGATCGTTGACCTCATGTACGAAGGCGGTATCGCCAACATGAACTACTCGATCTCCAACAACGCCGAATACGGCGAGTACGTGACCGGCCCTGAAGTGATCAACGCCGAATCCCGTCAGGCCATGCGCAACGCCCTGAAGCGCATCCAGGACGGCGAGTACGCCAAGATGTTCATCAGCGAAGGTGCTACCGGTTACCCATCGATGACCGCCAAGCGTCGTAACAACGCCGCTCACGGTATCGAAATCATCGGTGAGCAACTGCGCTCGATGATGCCGTGGATCGGTGCCAACAAAATCGTCGACAAAGCCAAGAACTAA
- the ilvN gene encoding acetolactate synthase small subunit, with translation MRHIISLLLENEPGALSRVVGLFSQRNYNIESLTVAPTEDPTLSRLTLTTVGHDEIIEQITKNLNKLVEVVKLVDLSESAHIERELMLVKVKATGAQRAEVKRTTDIYRGQIVDVSASVYTVQLTGTSDKLDSFIQSIGTASILETVRSGVTGIARGDKVLSI, from the coding sequence ATGCGGCACATTATCTCCTTGCTTCTGGAAAACGAACCGGGCGCCTTGTCTCGTGTGGTTGGCCTGTTTTCGCAGCGCAACTACAACATCGAAAGCCTGACCGTGGCGCCGACCGAAGACCCGACCCTGTCGCGTCTGACGCTGACCACCGTGGGGCACGATGAAATCATCGAGCAGATCACCAAGAACCTGAACAAGCTGGTTGAAGTGGTCAAGCTGGTCGACCTGTCGGAAAGCGCTCACATCGAACGCGAGCTGATGCTGGTCAAGGTCAAGGCTACCGGCGCCCAGCGCGCCGAGGTCAAGCGCACCACCGATATTTACCGTGGGCAGATCGTCGATGTCAGTGCCAGCGTGTATACCGTTCAATTGACCGGTACCAGCGACAAGCTCGACAGTTTCATCCAGTCGATCGGCACCGCCTCGATTCTGGAAACCGTACGCAGTGGCGTCACCGGCATTGCCCGTGGCGATAAAGTACTCAGCATCTAA
- a CDS encoding acetolactate synthase 3 large subunit, whose translation MELLSGGEMLVRFLRDEGVKYIYGYPGGALLHVYDALFKEPEVTHILVRHEQAATHMADGYARATGKAGVVLVTSGPGATNAITGIATAYMDSIPMVIISGQVPSTMVGTDAFQETDMIGISRPIVKHSFMIKHASEIPEVMKKAFYLAQSGRPGPVVVDVPKDMTNPAEKFEYVFPKKAKLRSYSPAVRGHSGQIRKAAEMLLAAKRPVLYAGGGVILGGGSAPLTELAQMLNLPVTNTLMGLGAYPGTDRQFVGMLGMHGSYTANLTMHHADVILAVGARFDDRVINGPAKFCPNAKIIHVDIDPASISKTIKADVPIVGPVESVLTEMVAALKEIGETPNKDTVASWWKQIEEWRGDRGLFPYDKGDGSIIKPQTVIETLCEVTKGDAYVTSDVGQHQMFAAQYYRFNKPNRWINSGGLGTMGFGFPAAMGVKLSFPDADVACVTGEGSIQMNIQELSTCLQYDLPVKIINLNNGALGMVRQWQDMNYGSRHSHSYMESLPDFVKLAEAYGHVGIRVTDLKDLKPKMEEAFAMKDRLVFLDIQVDTSEHVYPMQIKDGSMRDMWLSKTERT comes from the coding sequence GTGGAGCTTTTATCTGGCGGTGAGATGCTCGTCCGCTTTTTGCGTGACGAAGGCGTCAAATATATCTATGGGTACCCGGGTGGTGCTCTCCTTCATGTTTACGATGCCCTGTTCAAAGAACCGGAAGTGACCCACATCCTGGTTCGTCACGAGCAAGCGGCTACCCATATGGCTGACGGCTACGCCCGTGCCACCGGCAAGGCCGGCGTGGTACTGGTGACTTCCGGCCCTGGCGCGACCAATGCCATCACCGGTATCGCCACTGCCTATATGGACTCCATTCCAATGGTGATCATTTCCGGTCAGGTGCCTAGCACCATGGTCGGTACCGACGCGTTCCAGGAAACCGACATGATCGGTATCTCCCGGCCGATCGTGAAGCACAGCTTCATGATCAAGCACGCTTCGGAAATCCCGGAAGTCATGAAGAAGGCGTTCTACCTGGCGCAATCCGGTCGTCCGGGTCCAGTCGTGGTCGATGTCCCTAAGGACATGACCAATCCGGCTGAAAAGTTCGAATACGTTTTCCCTAAAAAAGCGAAGCTGCGCTCCTATAGCCCGGCTGTTCGTGGCCATTCCGGGCAAATCCGCAAGGCGGCAGAAATGCTCCTGGCGGCCAAGCGTCCTGTGCTGTACGCCGGCGGTGGGGTGATCCTCGGTGGCGGCTCCGCGCCGCTGACCGAACTGGCACAAATGCTCAACCTGCCGGTCACCAATACCCTGATGGGCTTGGGTGCCTATCCTGGCACCGATCGTCAGTTCGTCGGCATGCTCGGCATGCACGGCAGCTACACCGCCAACCTGACCATGCACCATGCCGATGTGATCCTGGCAGTCGGCGCGCGTTTCGACGACCGTGTGATCAACGGTCCGGCGAAATTCTGCCCGAACGCCAAGATCATCCATGTCGACATCGACCCGGCGTCCATCTCCAAGACCATCAAGGCAGATGTGCCGATCGTGGGTCCGGTAGAGAGCGTCCTGACCGAAATGGTCGCGGCCCTCAAGGAAATCGGCGAAACCCCGAACAAGGACACAGTCGCCAGTTGGTGGAAGCAGATCGAGGAGTGGCGCGGTGATCGTGGCCTGTTCCCTTATGACAAGGGCGACGGCAGCATCATCAAGCCGCAGACCGTGATCGAGACCCTCTGCGAAGTGACCAAGGGCGATGCCTATGTGACCTCCGACGTGGGTCAGCACCAGATGTTCGCGGCGCAGTACTACCGGTTCAACAAACCCAATCGCTGGATCAACTCCGGTGGCCTGGGCACGATGGGCTTCGGTTTCCCTGCGGCCATGGGCGTCAAGTTGAGTTTCCCTGATGCTGACGTTGCCTGTGTAACGGGCGAGGGCAGTATCCAGATGAACATTCAGGAACTGTCGACCTGCCTGCAGTACGACTTGCCGGTCAAGATCATCAACCTGAACAACGGTGCGCTGGGTATGGTGCGACAGTGGCAGGACATGAACTACGGTAGCCGTCACTCGCATTCCTACATGGAGTCGCTGCCCGATTTCGTCAAGCTGGCCGAGGCCTATGGGCACGTGGGCATTCGCGTCACGGACCTGAAGGATCTGAAGCCGAAGATGGAAGAAGCGTTCGCCATGAAAGATCGCCTGGTGTTCCTCGACATCCAGGTCGATACCAGCGAGCACGTCTACCCGATGCAGATCAAAGACGGCTCCATGCGCGATATGTGGCTGAGCAAGACGGAGCGTACTTAA
- a CDS encoding DUF4124 domain-containing protein, which yields MRTFAMTAGLLLAMSLPCQAGQIYKWVDAQGVTHFDAQPPQGVGSTAITLPKAPKGASSTPPPDKPGPQQQVMDNQVKQQLARQEAERRRFCTQARASLTQLQNNPRLSENTEGGMRRLTEEQRQQRIAETQKAIDNHCR from the coding sequence ATGCGAACCTTCGCCATGACCGCTGGCCTGCTGCTCGCCATGAGCCTCCCGTGCCAGGCCGGCCAGATTTACAAATGGGTCGACGCCCAGGGAGTCACCCATTTCGACGCCCAGCCACCCCAAGGCGTGGGCAGCACTGCCATCACCCTGCCAAAAGCGCCGAAAGGTGCAAGCAGTACTCCGCCGCCCGACAAGCCGGGCCCTCAGCAACAAGTCATGGACAATCAGGTCAAGCAGCAGCTCGCCAGGCAGGAAGCCGAACGCAGGCGTTTTTGCACACAGGCACGGGCCAGCCTGACGCAGTTGCAGAACAACCCGCGCCTGAGCGAGAACACAGAGGGGGGAATGCGCCGCCTGACCGAGGAACAACGGCAGCAGCGCATTGCGGAAACACAGAAGGCGATAGACAACCACTGCCGCTAG
- a CDS encoding YqcC family protein gives MDARFPKIADQLLLIEREMRLQGLWDDTPPSAEALASVEPFAVDTLEFEQWLQWIFLPRMKAILEQDLPLPNASGIQEMAEVVFAGRSMQGRDLQLQILLKEFDQLIGGAR, from the coding sequence ATGGATGCACGTTTTCCAAAGATTGCCGATCAGTTGCTGTTGATCGAGCGTGAGATGCGGTTACAGGGGTTGTGGGATGACACTCCGCCGAGTGCCGAAGCGCTGGCCAGTGTCGAGCCGTTTGCCGTGGATACGCTGGAGTTCGAGCAGTGGCTGCAGTGGATCTTCCTGCCGCGGATGAAGGCGATTCTTGAGCAGGATCTGCCTTTGCCCAACGCCTCGGGTATCCAGGAAATGGCCGAAGTGGTATTCGCCGGTCGCTCGATGCAAGGCCGGGACCTTCAGTTGCAGATCCTGCTCAAGGAGTTTGACCAACTGATCGGCGGCGCCCGCTAA
- a CDS encoding tetratricopeptide repeat protein has protein sequence MNKWWIPAITALALLNGCASVQRGSIPVVDSGTAVSNSERISANGGFRQTTIKRPAQAQAQSIPQDSGVVVMVPGGAAATAAPISSAPITPGPITPGPIDTAPIQSAPINQGSYSLPPTPSGVPSASSGGLSADEQLDGPVLALLTTAQQQQASGDLNGASSSLERAQRVAPREPQVLYRLAQVRMAQGDAPQAEQFARRGLSFANGRPDLQASLWALIAQAREKQGDAAGAAQARQKAKVSL, from the coding sequence GTGAACAAGTGGTGGATTCCAGCTATTACAGCTCTGGCTTTGCTCAATGGTTGCGCCAGCGTGCAGCGTGGCTCGATTCCGGTGGTGGACTCCGGTACCGCGGTGTCCAACAGCGAACGCATTTCGGCCAATGGCGGTTTCCGTCAGACGACCATCAAGCGTCCTGCGCAAGCTCAGGCTCAAAGTATTCCCCAGGATTCGGGCGTGGTGGTGATGGTGCCGGGTGGGGCTGCGGCCACTGCCGCGCCGATCAGCAGCGCACCGATCACCCCGGGCCCGATCACCCCAGGTCCTATCGATACCGCGCCGATCCAGTCCGCGCCGATCAATCAGGGCAGCTACAGCCTGCCGCCGACGCCGAGCGGAGTGCCTTCGGCCAGCTCCGGCGGGCTGTCCGCCGATGAGCAGCTGGACGGTCCGGTGCTGGCCCTGTTGACCACCGCTCAGCAGCAACAGGCGAGTGGTGATCTGAACGGTGCTTCCTCCAGTCTCGAGCGCGCCCAGCGTGTCGCGCCGCGTGAGCCGCAGGTGCTGTATCGCCTGGCTCAGGTACGCATGGCCCAGGGCGATGCTCCGCAGGCTGAACAGTTTGCCCGTCGCGGCCTGAGCTTCGCCAACGGTCGTCCGGATCTGCAGGCCAGCCTGTGGGCATTGATTGCCCAGGCACGCGAGAAACAGGGCGATGCCGCCGGTGCCGCTCAGGCCCGGCAAAAAGCCAAGGTGTCGCTCTGA
- the mrcB gene encoding penicillin-binding protein 1B yields MTRTRSPRSAKKRPSSGPRPWLGWALKLGLVALVVLAGFAVYLDAVVQEKFSGKRWTIPAKVYARPLELFVGQKLSKDDFLTELDALGYRRESVVNGPGAASVSGNTVELNTRGFQFYEGMEQAQPVRVRFSGDYVAELSGSKGSKLAVVRLEPLLIGGLYPKNLEDRILIKIDQVPPYLLETLVAVEDRDFYSHFGVSPKSIARAVWVNTSSGAMRQGGSTLTQQLVKNFYLTNERSLSRKLTEAMMALLLELHYDKREILEAYLNEVFVGQDGQRAVHGFGLASQFFFSQPLAELKLHQIALLVGMVKGPSYYNPRRYPERALERRNLVLDLLAQQGVATPEQVEAAKKMPLGVTKRGSLADSSFPGFLDLVKRQLREDYRDEDLTEEGLRIFTSFDPILQMKAEASVGDTFKRLAGRKGSDEVEAAMVVTNPETGEVQAMIGSRQAGFAGFNRALDAVRPIGSLIKPAVYLTALEKPSQYTLTSWLSDEAFSVKGGDGQVWKPQNYDRRSHGTVFLYQGLAHSYNLSTARLGLEVGVPNVLKTLGRLGVTREFPAFPSMLLGAGGLSPMEVATMYQTLANGGFNTPMRGIRSVLTAEGEPLKRYPFQIQQRFDPGSIYLIQSAMQRVMREGTGSSVYNVLPRSLALAGKTGTSNDSRDSWFAGFSQDLLAVVWLGRDDNGKTPFTGATGALQVWTSFMRKADPLPLDMPQPDNVVQAWVDSRTGQGSDANCPGAVQMPYIRGSEPPPGPACGGESPASGESVMDWVKGWMN; encoded by the coding sequence ATGACTCGTACTCGATCCCCCCGTTCCGCTAAAAAACGTCCGTCTAGTGGCCCGCGCCCCTGGCTGGGCTGGGCCTTGAAGCTCGGTCTGGTCGCTCTGGTGGTGCTCGCCGGCTTTGCGGTTTATCTCGATGCCGTGGTCCAGGAGAAATTCTCCGGCAAGCGCTGGACCATTCCGGCCAAGGTCTATGCGCGCCCGCTGGAGCTGTTCGTCGGACAGAAGCTCAGCAAGGACGATTTCCTCACCGAACTCGACGCACTTGGCTATCGCCGCGAAAGCGTGGTCAATGGCCCTGGTGCCGCGTCGGTCAGTGGTAACACCGTTGAACTCAATACCCGCGGTTTCCAGTTCTATGAAGGCATGGAACAGGCGCAACCGGTGCGGGTGCGTTTTTCCGGTGACTACGTGGCCGAGCTGTCAGGTAGCAAAGGCTCGAAACTGGCCGTGGTACGCCTGGAGCCGCTGCTGATCGGCGGCCTGTATCCGAAGAATCTCGAAGACCGGATCCTGATCAAGATCGATCAGGTGCCTCCTTATCTGCTGGAAACCCTGGTGGCGGTCGAGGACCGGGATTTCTACAGTCACTTTGGCGTGTCGCCCAAGTCGATCGCACGGGCGGTGTGGGTCAATACCTCGTCCGGCGCCATGCGCCAGGGCGGCAGTACCCTGACCCAGCAGTTGGTCAAGAACTTCTATTTGACCAACGAACGCAGCCTGAGCCGCAAGCTCACCGAAGCGATGATGGCCCTGCTGCTTGAGCTGCATTACGACAAGCGCGAGATCCTCGAGGCGTACCTCAACGAGGTCTTCGTCGGCCAGGATGGCCAGCGTGCCGTGCACGGTTTCGGCCTGGCCAGCCAGTTCTTCTTCAGCCAGCCGCTGGCCGAGCTCAAGTTGCATCAGATCGCCTTGCTGGTGGGGATGGTCAAGGGGCCGTCCTATTACAACCCGCGTCGTTATCCGGAGCGCGCGCTGGAGCGGCGTAACCTGGTGCTCGATCTACTGGCGCAGCAGGGTGTGGCGACGCCGGAGCAGGTCGAAGCGGCGAAGAAAATGCCCTTGGGCGTGACCAAACGCGGCAGTCTGGCGGACAGCTCGTTCCCGGGCTTCCTGGATCTGGTGAAGCGTCAGCTGCGTGAGGATTACCGCGACGAAGACTTGACCGAGGAAGGCCTGCGGATCTTCACCAGCTTCGACCCGATTCTGCAGATGAAGGCCGAGGCTTCGGTCGGGGATACCTTCAAGCGCCTGGCCGGGCGCAAGGGATCGGATGAAGTCGAAGCGGCGATGGTGGTGACCAACCCGGAAACCGGCGAAGTCCAGGCCATGATTGGCAGCCGCCAGGCCGGTTTTGCCGGTTTCAACCGGGCGCTGGATGCGGTGCGGCCGATCGGCTCCCTGATCAAGCCCGCGGTTTACCTGACGGCGCTGGAGAAACCCAGCCAATACACCCTGACCAGTTGGCTCTCCGACGAGGCGTTCTCGGTGAAGGGGGGCGACGGACAGGTGTGGAAGCCCCAGAACTACGACCGTCGTTCCCACGGCACGGTCTTCCTTTATCAGGGGCTGGCGCATTCCTATAACCTGTCGACCGCGCGCCTGGGCCTGGAAGTCGGTGTGCCGAACGTGCTGAAAACCCTGGGGCGCCTTGGTGTCACCCGCGAATTCCCGGCGTTCCCTTCGATGCTGCTGGGGGCGGGGGGCTTGAGCCCGATGGAAGTCGCCACCATGTATCAGACCCTGGCCAACGGCGGTTTCAATACCCCGATGCGCGGGATCCGTAGCGTGCTGACCGCTGAGGGCGAACCGCTGAAGCGTTACCCGTTCCAGATCCAGCAACGTTTCGATCCAGGTTCGATCTACCTGATCCAGAGCGCGATGCAGCGTGTCATGCGCGAAGGTACCGGCAGTTCGGTCTACAACGTGCTGCCGCGCTCCCTGGCGCTGGCGGGCAAGACCGGTACCAGTAACGATTCCCGCGACAGCTGGTTCGCCGGTTTCAGCCAGGATCTGCTGGCCGTGGTCTGGCTGGGGCGTGATGACAACGGCAAGACACCGTTCACCGGCGCCACCGGTGCGCTGCAGGTCTGGACCAGTTTCATGCGCAAGGCCGACCCGTTGCCATTGGATATGCCACAACCGGATAACGTGGTGCAGGCCTGGGTCGACTCGCGGACCGGGCAGGGCTCGGATGCCAACTGTCCGGGCGCGGTACAGATGCCGTATATTCGCGGCAGCGAACCTCCTCCCGGTCCGGCATGCGGTGGCGAAAGCCCGGCGTCCGGCGAGTCGGTGATGGATTGGGTCAAGGGCTGGATGAATTAA